The Prosthecobacter dejongeii genome contains a region encoding:
- the glmM gene encoding phosphoglucosamine mutase: MSEKRQFFGTDGVRAVANRHPMTPEFVLRLGQAAAAVLGSRAAGGERPRCIIGRDTRASGEMLESALIAGLNSAGVDVVLAGMVPTPAVAMLAAQTGANFGVVVSASHNPFEDNGIKFVHGNGRKLSDKTEIAIEKIVLGNTEEATRPEGRGIGRVSRMADSVERYVAHAVASMGGLRLDGMRVALDNAHGAASYTSALALEQLGADVQVFHSEPDGFNINEECGCTHSEELERLVRQSQAQAGIAHDGDADRIALCDEEAIALDGDELMAIAAESMLRKGTLKQNTLAVTIMSNYGLDDLVSRLGGRVIRTNVGDRYVLEEMHSRGLNLGGEQSGHIIFGDWATTGDGLIAGLQVLKIMKETGEPLSQLRKCLKKFPQAARNLRVRSKPPITELADAQKIIKETEKKLGDYGRVLLRYSGTESLIRLLIEGRDVEYLEAQADKIASAILAQIG, encoded by the coding sequence ATGTCTGAAAAGCGTCAATTCTTCGGCACCGACGGCGTCCGCGCCGTGGCCAATCGCCATCCCATGACCCCTGAGTTTGTCCTTCGCCTGGGGCAGGCGGCGGCGGCTGTGCTGGGAAGCCGGGCTGCAGGGGGCGAACGGCCCCGCTGCATCATCGGGCGGGATACCCGCGCTTCCGGGGAGATGCTGGAGTCTGCCCTCATCGCCGGCCTGAACTCCGCCGGCGTGGATGTCGTCCTCGCAGGCATGGTGCCCACCCCTGCCGTGGCCATGCTGGCCGCGCAGACCGGAGCCAACTTTGGTGTCGTAGTGAGTGCCTCCCACAATCCTTTTGAAGACAACGGCATCAAATTTGTCCACGGCAACGGTCGCAAACTGAGCGACAAGACCGAGATCGCCATTGAGAAGATCGTCCTCGGCAACACGGAGGAAGCCACCCGCCCGGAGGGGCGCGGCATCGGTCGCGTGAGCCGGATGGCGGACAGTGTGGAGCGCTACGTGGCCCACGCAGTGGCCAGCATGGGTGGCCTGCGGCTGGATGGCATGCGAGTGGCGCTGGACAATGCCCACGGTGCGGCCTCCTACACCAGTGCGCTGGCGCTGGAGCAACTGGGTGCGGACGTGCAGGTCTTTCACAGCGAACCGGACGGCTTTAACATCAATGAAGAATGTGGCTGTACCCACAGCGAGGAGCTGGAGCGTCTGGTTCGCCAGTCCCAGGCTCAGGCTGGCATCGCCCACGATGGGGATGCGGACCGTATTGCCCTCTGTGACGAGGAAGCCATCGCCCTGGATGGGGATGAGCTGATGGCCATCGCCGCCGAATCCATGCTGCGCAAAGGCACGTTGAAGCAGAACACGCTGGCCGTGACCATCATGAGTAACTACGGCCTGGATGACCTTGTTTCCCGCCTGGGTGGCCGTGTGATCCGCACCAATGTGGGCGACCGCTACGTGCTCGAGGAAATGCACTCCCGTGGTCTGAACTTGGGCGGCGAGCAAAGCGGCCACATCATCTTTGGTGACTGGGCCACCACGGGCGACGGCCTCATCGCAGGTCTTCAGGTGCTGAAGATCATGAAGGAAACGGGTGAACCCTTGAGCCAACTGCGCAAGTGCCTCAAAAAATTCCCCCAGGCTGCCCGCAACCTACGCGTGCGCAGCAAGCCGCCGATCACCGAGCTGGCCGATGCCCAGAAGATCATCAAGGAAACCGAGAAAAAGCTGGGCGATTACGGTCGCGTGCTGCTGCGCTACTCCGGCACCGAGTCCCTCATTCGCCTGCTCATCGAAGGCCGTGACGTGGAATACCTCGAAGCCCAAGCCGACAAGATCGCCTCCGCGATCCTGGCGCAGATCGGGTAA